In a single window of the Numenius arquata chromosome 22, bNumArq3.hap1.1, whole genome shotgun sequence genome:
- the ADAMTS8 gene encoding A disintegrin and metalloproteinase with thrombospondin motifs 8 has product MGRPGRAMGRRGLLGGRGLLGGRAPLHLLLLCHAWALPPPPRETQPLLPTRLPAPSGQLALRLAAFGRAVVLRLRPDAAFLAPRLRLQRLGGRRPPGRSPPRRGCFYAGAVEGSPDAPAVLSRCGGGLRAAFLLDGAAYELQPLGHPWPGPPWRRLHRLQRRAAPPGAHPAAAAATAAPGPREPLRRAKRFVSQARYVETLLVADASMVRFYGEDVENHVLTLMSMAARIYKHPSLENSINLVVVKVLVVDEVAAGPEVSDNGGLTLRNFCSWQQRFNPPSDRHPEHYDTAILLTRQDFCGHQSCDTLGVADIGTMCDRNKSCSVIEDEGLQAAYTLAHELGHVLSMPHDDSKTCERLFGPLGKHHMMAPLFIHLNKSQPWSPCSAMYLTEFLDGGHGDCLLDAPAEPLSLPVDLPGQGALYSLDQQCQQIFGKDFQHCPNTTEEDVCAQLWCRMGSGEPLCHTKNGSLPWADGTPCKAGGLCWDGHCLPQDALKPQPAVDGGWGPWSPWGSCSRTCGGGVQFSYRHCDSPKPQHGGKYCEGQRAKYQSCHTEECPPDGKSFREQQCEKYNSYNFTDQEGNRLEWVPKYAGVSPRDRCKLFCRARGRSEFKVFEAKVIDGTLCGPETLSICVHGQCIKAGCDHVVGSSKKLDKCGVCGGNGSTCRKISGSLNRSKYGYNDIVTIPAGATNIDIKQRSHRGVRHDGNYLALRTLEGKYLLNGDFAISAMEQDILINGTILKYSGSMTTLERLQSFRQLPEPLTVQLLTIASEVFPPKVKYTFFIPKDVPFSKQKGKEKKSANVIRPMLTSQWVLGDWSECSKTCGSGWQRRTVDCRDVEGQPSSACDRALKPEDIKPCGDVPCPLWRLGPWSPCSQTCGEGVRTRNASCIDYAGKITAPEKCSSPGPPPATAACLLRQC; this is encoded by the exons atggggcggccgggccgggcgatGGGGCGGCGGGGTTTGTTGGGGGGCCGGGGATTGCTGGGGGGCCGGGCTCCGCTccacttgctgctgctgtgccacgcgtgggcgctgccgccgcctccaCGGGAGACTCAGCCCTTGCTGCCCACCCGCTTGCCCGCACCCTCGGGGCAACTGGCCCTGCGGCTGGCCGCCTTCGGCCGAGCCGTGGTTCTCCGCCTCCGCCCCGACGCCGCTTTTCTGgccccccgcctccgcctccaGCGTTTGGGGGGCCGGCGACCACCGGGACGGAGCCCGCCGCGCCGGGGCTGCTTCTACGCGGGAGCCGTCGAGGGGAGCCCCGATGCCCCCGCCGTGCTCAGCCGCTGCGGCGGAGGTCTCCGAGCCGCTTTTCTCCTCGACGGGGCGGCTTACGAGCTCCAGCCCCTCGGGCATCCCTGGCCCGGACCCCCCTGGAGACGCCTGCACCGCCTCCAgcgccgggccgccccgccgggagcccaccccgccgccgccgccgccaccgccgcccccggcccccgggAGCCGCTCCGCCGGGCCAAGCGCTTCGTCTCCCAGGCGCGGTACGTGGAGACGCTGCTGGTGGCTGATGCCTCCATGGTGCGCTTCTACGGGGAGGACGTGGAG AACCATGTCCTGACCCTGATGTCCATGGCGGCTCGCATCTACAAGCACCCCAGCCTGGAGAACTCCATCAACCTGGTGGTGgtgaaggtgctggtggtggaTGAGGTGGCGGCGGGGCCAGAGGTGTCTGACAATGGTGGCCTCACCCTGCGCAACTTCTGCAGCTGGCAGCAAAGGTTCAACCCCCCCAGTGATCGGCACCCGGAGCACTACGACACCGCCATCCTGCTGACGAGACAG GACTTCTGCGGACACCAAAGTTGCGACACGCTGGGGGTGGCGGACATCGGCACCATGTGCGACCGCAACAAAAGCTGCTCGGTGATCGAGGACGAGGGCCTGCAGGCAGCCTACACCCTGGCTCACGAACTGG GCCACGTCCTCAGCATGCCCCACGACGACTCCAAGACCTGCGAGCGGCTCTTCGGGCCCCTCGGCAAGCACCATATGATGGCCCCTCTTTTCATCCACTTGAACAAGAGCCAGCCCTGGTCCCCTTGCAGCGCCATGTACCTCACCGAATTCCTGGACGGAGGGCACG GCGACTGCTTGCTCGATGCCCCGGCCGAGCCTCTCTCCCTGCCCGTGGATCTGCCCGGCCAGGGAGCCCTCTACAGCCTGGACCAGCAATGCCAGCAGATCTTCGGCAAGGACTTCCAGCACTGCCCCAACACCACCGAGGAGGACgtctgtgcccagctctggtgcAGGATGGGCAGCGGGGAGCCCCTTTGCCACACCAAGAATGGCAGCTTGCCCTGGGCTGACGGCACCCCCTGCAaagctggggggctctgctgggatggccaCTGCCTGCCACAGGATGCCCTGAAACCCCAG CCGGCGGTGGACGGCGGctggggcccgtggagcccctggGGCTCTTGCTCCCGGACCTGCGGCGGCGGCGTGCAGTTCTCCTACCGCCACTGCGACAGCCCCAAACCCCAGCACGGCGGCAAGTACTGCGAGGGCCAGCGAGCCAAGTACCAGTCGTGCCACACCGAGGAGTGCCCGCCGGATG GGAAAAGCTTTCGGGAGCAGCAGTGTGAGAAGTACAACAGCTACAACTTTACGGACCAGGAAGGGAATCGCCTGGAGTGGGTTCCCAAGTATGCGGGAGTGTCACCCCGAGACCGGTGCAAGCTCTTCTGCCGAGCCAGGGGGAGGAGCGAATTTAAAGTCTTCGAGGCCAAA GTGATCGACGGGACGTTGTGCGGGCCGGAGACCCTCTCCATCTGCGTCCACGGGCAGTGCATCAAGGCTGGCTGCGACCATGTCGTGGGGTCCTCCAAGAAGCTGGACAAGTGCGGGGTGTGCGGTGGCAACGGCTCCACTTGCAGGAAAATCTCTGGCTCGCTCAACCGATCCAA ATATGGCTACAACGACATCGTCACCATCCCCGCTGGGGCAACCAACATCGACATCAAACAGCGCAGCCACCGCGGGGTCCGTCACGACGGGAATTACCTGGCCCTGAGGACCCTCGAGGGCAAGTACCTGCTGAACGGGGACTTCGCCATCTCGGCCATGGAGCAGGACATCCTCATCAACGGCACCATCCTGAAATACAGCGGCTCCATGACGAccctggagaggctgcagagcttCCGACAGCTCCCGGAGCCCCTGACCGTCCAGTTGCTGACCATCGCCAGCGAGGTCTTCCCACCAAAAGTCAAGTACACCTTCTTCATCCCCAAGGACGTCCCTTTCAGCAAgcagaaggggaaagagaagaagtCGGCCAACGTCATCCGGCCGATGCTGACCTCCCAGTGGGTCCTGGGCGACTGGTCCGAGTGCTCCAAGACGTGCGGCTCCGGCTGGCAGAGACGGACGGTGGATTGCCGGGACGTGGAGGGTCAACCCTCCTCCGCCTGCGACAGAGCCCTCAAGCCCGAGGACATCAAGCCCTGCGGAGACGTCCCCTGCCCTCTCTGGCGCCTGGGTCCCTGGTCCCCTTGCTCCCAAACATGCGGCGAGGGCGTGCGGACGCGCAACGCCTCCTGCATCGATTACGCCGGTAAAATCACCGCCCCGGAGAAATGCAGCTCGCCGGGGCCACCGCCGGCCACCGCCGCCTGCCTGCTGCGGCAGTGCTGA